Genomic segment of Alcanivorax borkumensis SK2:
TCCGCCGTCGCTACCTTGCAATGGGAAGTCGCGCAGTACCTCGCGGAGACTTTCGCCGTCGCCCTTGCCTGGCAGTACCCGGTTTAGCGCGCGTACCGCGCTCAGGCGCGGGTCAGGCGTTGCCACTGTGGTCACCAGATTCATTGATAATGGCATCGCCCAGCGGTTCGCCTACCGAAAACAAGGTGGGGTTGCCTCGTAGTAGGTCGGATACCGCCATCCGTCGTTTGCCGGGCAATTGAAGTTCTTCAAGTATCAGGCTGCCATCGCCGGTGGCCACATGGATACCTTGGTCGTCCACGCTGAGAATATAGCCCGGTTCATCATTTGCTTGTGCCGGTTGTGGGCTTTCACTGGCGCGCCAGATGCGCATGGGCTGACCGTTCAGCGGCACCCAGCTCACCGGGAAAGGGTTGAAAGCTCGAATGCGATTGTAGAGGGCGCCTGTGGGCAGGCGAAAATCCAGCCGCGCTTCGGCCTTGCTTAGCTTATGGGCGTAAGTGATGCCTTCATCTGGTTGTGGCGTGGCGTTGGCCAGGTACTTTTCTAGGTCCTGCAGCACGGTGACTAGCAGGCGAGCGCCTTGGGCGGCCAATCGATCATGCAGTTCGCCGCCGGTTTCGCTATCGCCGATGGGCAGTGATTCACTCAGCAGCATGGGGCCGGTATCGAGCCCGGCTTCCATTTGCATAATGGTGTTGCCGGTTTCCGTGTCGCCAGCGGTAATGGCCCGCTGGATGGGCGCGGCACCGCGCCAGCGCGGCAATAGCGAGCCGTGCACATTCAGGCAGCCCAGCCGCGGCATGTCCAGCACTGCTTGAGGAATGATCAGGCCGTAGGCCACCACTACTAGTGCATCCAGGTTTAGGTCACGCAGCTGCTGGTGAATGGCTTCGCCCTTGAGGTTTTCCGGCTGCAGTACGGTAATGCCTTGGCTATGGGCCAGTTGTTTGACCGGGCTTTGCTGCAGTTTCTTGCCGCGCCCGGCGGCGCGATCCGGCTGGGTAAGCACTGCCACAACCTGATGACCGTTATCCAGCACGGCCTGTAGGCTGGCGGCGGCGAAATCCGGGGTGCCGGCGAAGGCGAGACGTAAGGGTTTCAAAAAATGGCCTTTAGGTCGGTTAGTGTCAATGGTGGAGATGCGTGGCTAGAGCAAAGCTGAAAGCGCAAGCGGGCATCTCTTCAGGCAATTCACGTTTAAGGTCATGGCCGCGCGGTAAGGTTGAAATCGCGGGTACGACGGTTCGTTACCTTGGAAGCTGTTTCGCGCTTTTAAAATGTAAATTCTCAATTCAGCCCTGCTGCCGGTGAATCTTTTCCAGCTTCTTCTTAATGCGGTCTCGCTTCAGGCGGGAAACGTAGTCCACAAACAGCTTGCCGTCCAAATGATCCATTTCATGCTGGATACAGGTGGCGAGCAGTTCGTCTGCCTCCACTTCAAAAGCGTTGCCGTCACGGTCCAAAGCATTAATGCGCACCCGTGCCGGGCGAGTCACCTTTTCGTAGAACCCGGGCACCGACAGGCAGCCTTCTTCGTACGGGGCCTGTTCTTCGGTGAGAGGGGTGATCTGCGGGTTGATGAATACCATGGGTTTATTGTGATCTTCAGACAGATCCATAACGATCAGCTGGATATGCACATCAACTTGGGTGGCTGCTAGGCCGATTCCTGGGGCCGCATACATGGTTTCGAACATGTCGTCGATCAGTTTGCGAAGCTCGTCATCTACCTTTTCCACCGGCTTTGCTACTGTGCGTAGCCGGGGATCGGGGAATTCTAGTATTTCCAGTTTAGCCATGTACCTTCTCAGAAGTTGCAGTAGTACTCGAATTTCGGTTGCTAAATATATGATCGCATTGCTAATATCCAAAAGGAACCGCGTCTACAATAAAGGGGTCGCGGTCGCTCTCGGGGATGAGTCCAATAATGATAAAAGGAATCCGATGATGATGAAATCGGTCCAGCGCGCCTTGACCTTTGGCCTGGTGCTGGCGGTGTCTGGTATGGCCTCCGCAGCGGTGGTGCTCAAAGATGGGCACCCCAGCAAGTATTTCGTGAAAAACGGCGATACCCTTTGGGATATCAGCGGCCGTTTTTTACAAGAACCGTGGCAATGGCCAGAAATCTGGCAGATTAATGAGGAAATCAGTAACCCTCACCTGATATATCCCGGTGACGAAATCCGCCTTTCCTATGTTGACGGTGAACCGCGCCTTTCGGTGAAGCGGGGCGTGGAAGAGACCGTGATGTCCAATGGTACAGTGAAACTCACCCCGCGGGTGCGTGAAATTGCCAATGACCAGGCTATTCCTGCTATTCCGGCTAGTGCCATCCAGTCCTATCTGAAGGAAGGGCTGGTGGTCGATCGCCAGGAAATCATTGAAGCGCCTTATCTGGTGGGTGGCCGTGATCGACGTGTCATCTTCGGTGAAGGCGATACGGTCTATGCCCGTGACACTAAAACGCAATGGGAAGGTTTGGAGCAGGGCTACGGTTTTTATCGGACCGGTGAACAGTACGTGGACCCGGATACCAATGAGGTGCTGGGCTACGAAGCTCGTCAAATCGGCCTCGGTCGAGTGTCCAGCCACGATGACGACATGATTTCTCTACGAGTCACCGACTCCAGTGAGGATCTGCGAATTGATGACCGCCTGTTCTCCACGGAAGATCGCCGTGTTCGAGCCGTACTGTACCCGTCTGCACCAGATACTAAGATTGAGGCGAAAGTGATTCGCTTCTTCGATCGTCTTAACAGTGTGGCCCGTAACGACGTAGTAGTGATTAACAAGGGCCTGCGTGATGGTCTGAAAGAAGGCAATGTGTTGGATATATATGGTCAGGGCGAAGTGGTTCGTGATCGTCAGCAGGGTGACATGGTTCAGCTGCCCCGCGAGAGAACGGGTTCCATGGTGATCTTCCGGGTTTTCGATAAGGTCAGCTACAGCTTGATTATGGAGTCCACTCGACCTATTTACATGAACGACATCGCTGAAAGTCCGGCGGGTAGTTACTGATTCCTATGCGGTAGCGCTCACCGCCGGCGTTTCGACGCCTGATAAACCGTCACGCACACAAGGAGGTGGGCGAATGGACGGACAATTTAAGCGCCTTCTATTGCAGGCGTTGTTTTCCCCCTCTTCAGCGGCCTTGGGGCGCGCTTTGAAACAACACCGGAGCGTCTCTGCTGCGGCCTCTGATTTTCTTCCTCTGTTACCGGCCGGCCTGAAAGAGCGAGCCAGCCTGTTGGACAATACGGGTAATCTCCAGGCGTATTATGAGCAATTGAGCGGACAAGGTTGGCGCTGGATTGCGTTTGGTGATGAAGATTACCCGCCGTTATTAGCACAGATTCATGATCCTCCTGGCGTAATCGCCGTGCGCGGTAACGTAGAGGCGTTGAATTCACCGGCTCTGGCGATCGTGGGGGCGCGTAATGCGTCTGCCGATGGCCTAGATAATAGCCGCCGATTTGCTCGCAAACTGGCGGCAAGTGGATTTGTAATTGCTAGTGGGTTGGCGTTGGGTATTGATGCTGCGGCACATCGTGGTGCGGTCAGTGCTGGGCGCTCGGTGGCAGTAATGGGTAATGGCCCGGATCGCATCTACCCGCCCCGTAACGGTTCGTTGGCTGAAGAAATTGTGGATACTGGGGGTGCGCTGGTGTCGGAATTCGCGCCGGGCGCGCGTCCGCTTCCGGCACAGTTCCCAATGCGTAATCGTGTTATCAGCGGTCTCAGCCTGGCGACTATTGTGGTGGAGGCCGCCATTAAAAGTGGTTCGTTGATTACTGCACGTACCGCGCTGGCTCAAAACCGAGAGGTCTTTGCGATTCCGGGCAGCATCCATAATCCGCTCAGCAAGGGATGCCACCAGCTACTGCGTGATGGCGCCAGCTGGCTGGAGTCCGTGGACGATATATTTCAGGCTTTTGGTGATTTTCAGCGTAGTGTCGAGGCCGCCGGGATTCACTGCGAAGCGCCAGCATTGCTGACCCAGCTCACCAGTGGGGTTAATTCTCTTGACGCGCTACAGGAGCGGACTGGCTTGCCGGTCGCGGCGCTCGCTGGGCAGTTGGCGGATTTGGAGCTGGAGGGCTGGGTGGAACGGGTGGCTGGCGGGTATCTTAAGCGTCAGGGTAGCGAAGATTGAGCAGGCAAGGTCTTTCCATGGATTCCCACGCTTGAGTCCCTGAGCTGTGCAGGGTAATTTGCCGCTTTTGCTTTCAGGGCTTTGTCATGAATCAGCATCTGCTCAGTGCGGCACAGATCATTCAGGAAGGCGGCGTTGTGGCCTATCCTACCGAGTCCGTTTATGGTCTGGGCTGCGACCCTTTTAACCGAAACGCGGTTATGCAGTTGCTAGCCATCAAACATCGGCCGGTGAGCAAAGGGCTGATTCTGATTGGTGAGAGCTTGGCGCAGTTGGCGCCGTATTTGCACCTGAACGAACAGCAATCGGCTCAGTTGGAGAAAAAATGGCCGGCTCCGATAACGTACCTGGTTGATGCTAGTGATCGCTTGCCTGCCTGGGTGCGAGGGGAGCACCGTAAGGTGGCGGTGCGGGTGCCGGACCACCCGCTGGCGCGGCAGTTATGCCAGCTGGCCGGTCAGCCGATCATTTCCACCAGTGCCAACATCAGTGGCCGCCCGGCAGCGCGTAATCGTTATCAGGTGGCTCGCCAGCTGGGTAACCAGCTCGACTTTATTGTCAGTGGTGCCTGTGACCGGGCAGCCAAACCCTCTACCATTATTGACTTGGAAAGTGGGCGCATCTTGCGACCATGAATACACCGATAGCCCCGGGGGAGAGCACCATGTCAGAGGTTTCGCTGCAGGCGGTGAAAGACTACCTGTTGGATTTGCAGGACCGAATTTGCGATGCGCTGGGCGCTGAAGACGGCGCAGCCACTTTCCGTGAAGATAGCTGGGAGCGGGAGCAAGGCGGGGGTGGTCGTAGTCGGGTGCTGGAAAATGGTGCCGTGATTGAAAAGGGTGGAGTGAACTTTTCCCATGTGTTCGGTGAGCAGTTGCCGCCCTCGGCTACTGAGGCGCGCCCCGAGTTGGCCGGCCGTAGTTTTCAGGCCATGGGCGTGTCACTGGTGATTCATCCGAAAAATCCCTACGTCCCTACTAGCCATGCCAATGTCCGCTTTTTTGTAGCAGAAAAAGAAGGCGAAGCCCCGGTGTGGTGGTTTGGCGGCGGCTTTGACCTAACGCCTTATTACGGCTTCGAGGAGGACGTGGTGCACTGGCACCAGACTGCTAAAGTTGCCTGCCAACCATTTGGTAAGGAAATCTATCCGGAATTCAAAACCTGGTGTGATGATTACTTCTATCTCAAGCATCGCAATGAACCGCGCGGGGTGGGGGGGCTGTTTTTTGATGATCTGAACCGGTTTGATTTCGATACGAGCTTTGCCTTGATGCGCAGCATCGGTGATGCCTATGTTCCGGCCTATCAGCCGATTTTGGCGCGCCGTAAAGATCATGAATTTGGCGATCGCGAACGCCAGTTTCAGCTGTACCGCCGTGGTCGTTATGTGGAGTTCAACCTAGTCTACGATCGCGGCACTATCTTTGGCCTGCAGTCTGGTGGCCGTACCGAGTCAATCCTAATGTCGCTGCCGCCGTTGGTACGCTGGGACTACGATTACCACCCCGAACCGAACAGTGCCGAGAGTGAGCTTTACCATAAATTTTTGATTCACCGGGAGTGGGTATGAGCGGAGAAAAAGACAGGGCGGATACCGGGTTATATTGTGTCTTTGGTAATCCGGTAAGTCACTCGCGTTCGCCAGAAATTCACCATGCATTCGCTGCCCAGCATAGCGACCCCGTGCAATATGAAAAACGCGAAGCGCCCTTGGATGATTTCGCAGGGGCGGTGCAGGCCTTCCGTGAGGCCGGCGGGCTGGGGGCAAATGTCACCGTTCCTTTTAAGGAGCAAGCCTTTGCGCTGTGTGATGCCATCACCGAGCGGGCAGACCAGGCCGGTGCGGTGAACACCCTGTGGTGGGATGGCGATCAGCTGCATGGGGATAACACCGATGGCGCGGGCTTGGTAAAAGATATCCGTAATAATCAGGGTTGGACAATTCGTAAGAAGCGGGTGCTTATTCTGGGTGCGGGGGGTGCTGTGCGCGGTGTGCTGGGGCCGATACTGGCGCAAGAGCCCACCTTGTTGCGCATTGCTAATCGCACCAAGGAGAAAGCCGAAGCCTTGGCGGGCAACGTCATGAAAGGAGAAGGCCCACCCGTGCTGGGGGGTGGCCTGGATAACCTTATGGGGCAGTTTGATCTGGTAATTAATGCGATTTCGGCGGGCTTGCACGGTGAGATGCCCGCCTTGCCTGATGGTTTGCTGGCAGAGGGCGCGGTGGCCTACGACATGGTTTATGGTAGTGAGCCCACCCCGTTCATGCGCTGGGCAGAGCAGCAAGGGGCTGCGGCTACAGCGGATGGTTTGGGTATGTTAGTTGAGCAGGCCGCGGAAGCATTTGAAATCTGGCGGGGCTGGCGTCCGAATACCGCGCCCGTCATGGCCTCGTTGCGTTAGCAGCCCATGGCTGACGGTACAGTAATGTATGAGGTCGTGTACGCGTCTGTGGTCAGTCTGATCATGGTGCTGGCTACGGTGATGTTGCATTATTGGACCTTGGCTAGCCTGTCAGGCTTACTTAAGCGCTGGAAAAGTTTCCGCGGCGAAATCCTGGTGGTGGTGATTGTTATGTTCGCGGCTCACATGGTGGAAATAACACTCTATGCTTGGGTGTATCTGCTGTTGGACGTGGGAGATACTGCCATGAGCATTGGCGGGGCGGTGAACGGCAGTTTTTTGGATCACCTGTATTTCTCTGCCGCCTGCTATACCTCTTTGGGGTTGGGGGATCTATTTCCAGTGGGAACCTTGCGTCTGATTGCTGGGGTAGAAGCCCTGAATGGTTTGATATTGATAACGTGGTCAGCATCGTTTGCGTTTTTGGTCATGCAGCGTCGTTGGCGTTTTTAACCCCCCTGTGCGTTGGGGGACGGCTCATCATCAGGGCCGCTTCACATTGATGCCGAGTGAAATATGTTTCTGCGCTTTATTCTGTTGTTAGGCGTATTGCTGCCAGTAAGTGTTATAGCTTCTACATTCGGCTTGTCCTGGGATAATGACTTGTTTGTTGGTTCTGACGGGCATTACACCAATGGCGTGCGTATCAGTTGGGTGGGAGAGGCTCACGACCATTGTGAGAGTAATAGCAATGTTACCTGTGGAGTGGCGGATTTTTTATCGCCCTTACCGGGGATTGCCTTCCGTGATGATCAGCATGCTCTGACGTTCAGCTTAGAACAGATGATGATTACGCCTAAGGATATCAGTCAGTCCGCCCCCAATTACAATGATTTACCTTATGCGGGATACAGCAACCTGGAAATGGGGCTGTTCAGTTGGGATGACGATAGCCTGGTAGGGTACGGCATGCGACTTGGTGTAGTGGGTCCGTCTTCGGGCGCGGAGCAAAGCCAAAAATTGGCCCACAAGGTCACCGGGTCTGATGAGCCGCAGGGGTGGGATAACCAGTTGGGCACGGACTTGATTGGCGGCCTCTATTTCATTAATGCCCGCCGTTTCAAACAGTTCCAGTGGGATTCAGCGCTTCAGGGTGAGCTCGGTTATGCCTGGGGTGTAGATGCCAACAATTTTCACGGGACCAGTTCCGCCGGTGGCTTCTTTCGTGTGGGTCACAATCTGCCGCGTAATTTTATTCCTGACTATGCGGGTATTGGTACAGCCGGCTCATTGGTTGGGCTGTTTGATGGCACAGGCTTCGGCTGGGAAGTTTTTATCTCCACTTTTGGTGAGTATATTGGATATTCCTACCTGGAGACCCACGCTAGGCAATATAACGTGGAAACGCGCGACGGGGTGTTGGGTGTGACCGCGGGCGGCGGCGTTCACTGGGATACCTTTTCGTTCACTTTGGCAATACAAAGCTCCACCTCGCCTCTGCGCAGCCGGGATGAAAGCGCCAGTTTTGGCAACATGTCGTTCATGTGGAAAATTTAGCTGTGAGCTTGCTTACGTGCGATCAGGAAAGTGAACGAAGGGAATAATCACCGATTAGGAAGCGCTTAATTTTTGCTCAGCTACTAGATGTTCTGATTATTGGCTGCTTTTCAAATATCGATCTTTCAAGCGCACATAATTACCCGCCACATAAGGCAAAAAGGTTTTTTCTTTCTCGGTGAGCGGACGGATTTTGCGCGCGGGTTGGCCGCGATACAGGTGGCCGCTTTCAAGGTTTTTGCCGGGCCCAACCAATGAGCCGGCGGCGACAATCACATCGTCTTCCACAATAGCACCGTCCATAATGATTGCCTGCATACCCACCATGACCCGGTTGCCGAGGGTGCAGCCGTGCAACATGGCTTGGTGAGCCAGGGTGACATCGTCGCCGACCTGCAGCCCGAAGCCGCCGGGATTGAACGGGGAGTCGTGAGTGATGTGTAGTACAGCGTTATCCTGAATGCTGACCCGGTTACCGATACGAATAGCGTGCATGTCGCCCCGAATCACAGCCTTGGGCCACACCGAACAATCGTCGCCCAGTATGACCTCGCCAATCACGGTGGCGTCCTCATCTACAAATACCCGTTTCCCCAACTGCGGGGCCTTGTCTTCAAAGCGGCGAATCCCCATCACTGATACACTCGATAGTTCATTTCAATGGCCAGGGACGAGCATGCAACGCCAGCCCGCCCGTATAATGTTAGCCATACTGATCTTGCTTGGCGTTTTTCTGCTAAGCAAGTGGCTGGTATTCCAGATGCTGTTGCAGCCGGACGACACTGCTCGTCACCGGCTGCCGCCCGCGCAGACACACGCTGAACCCGAAGCAGGACAGGACACCCATGAGCAACAATCCGCTGATTGATTATCCAGCACTTCCCCCTTTTTCACAGATCCGGCCAGAACATGTTCTCCCTGCCGTGGAGCAGCTGGTAGCAGAGGGCCGTGCCCGTATCGAGCAGGTGCTGGCCGAAGGTAATTTCGATTATGACCACCTGGTACAGGCATTGGATCAGGAAGATGACCGTCTCGGTAAAGCATTTGGCCCGGCCGGGCATTTGAATGCCGTGGCCCAGAATGAAACCTTGCGTAATGCCTATAATAGTTGCCTGCCGCTGCTTAGCGAATACGGTACTGAAGTGGGGCAGAATACGGCCCTTTGTGCTGCCTATCAGGCGCTGCGCGATAGCGATCAGTGGGCCACGCTGAGTGAAGCCCAGCAAAAAGATATCGACAATACTCTGCGCGATTTCCGTTTGTCCGGTGTGGACTTGCCGGAAGAAAAGAAAACGCAATACATGGAAAATTCAAAACGGTTATCTGAGTTGACCAGCAAATTCTCGGATAACGCGCTTGATGCTACTCAAGCATGGAGCAAACACATCACCGATGAAAATGAACTCGATGGCTTGCCCGAAAGCGCGAAGGCCGGCGCCGCAGATCGGGCTAAAGCAGAGGACAAAGAGGGTTGGCTACTGACCCTGGACGCCCCGGTTTTTATTGCGGTGATGAGCCACTGTAAGAACGCAGAACTGCGTAAAGAGATATATACCGCTTGGACCACCAAGGCCTCTGATCAAGGTCCACAAGCTGGCCAATTTGATAATGCGAAAATTATCGATGAGATCCTGGCGCTGCGACATCAACAGGCTCAGCTATTGGGTTTCGCTAACTACGCGGAAAAGTCTTTGGCGACGAAAATGGCCAGAGATGTTAGTGAGGTTGTACAGTTTCTCGAAGACTTGGCGCGCCGCGCCAAACCCCAGGCGGAGCAGGAGCTAGCGGAACTCAAAGCGTTTGCTGCCGAGCAAGGCGTGGGGGATTTGAATCCATGGGATATTGGTTTTTGGAGTGAGCGTTTACGCGAAGCCCGCTACGATATTTCAGAAGAAGAGTTGCGCCCCTGGTTTCCGGCAGACACGGTAATCAATGGCATGTTTTCGGTGGTCGGCAAGCTGTTCGGCATTCAGTTTAAACAACGCAAAGACGTGGACACTTGGCACGAGGATGTGCGCTTCTACGAGTTGGTGGATGACGATGGAGGTGTCCGTGCGGCGTTCTATCTGGATATGTATGCCCGTACTGGCAAGCGTGGGGGGGCTTGGATGGATGATGCTCGCATCCGTCGTCGTCAGCCTGATGGCAGCGTGCAGACCCCGGTGGCTTACCTGACCTGTAATTTCGCCCCGCCGGCTGGTGGTAAGCCGGGTTTGTTGACCCACGACGAAGTCGTGACCCTGTTCCATGAATTCGGCCACGGTTTACACCACATGCTCACCGAGCAAGATGTGTCCGGTATTTCCGGGATTAATGGTGTGGCGTGGGATGCGGTGGAGCTGCCTAGCCAGTTTTTGGAAAACTGGTGCTGGACCGAGGAAGGCATTGCTCTGATTTCCGGTCATTATCAAACTGGCGAGCCGTTACCGAAGGAAAAGCTGGAAAAAATGCTTGCCGCAAAAAACTTTCAGGGTGCCATGCAGATGGTGAGGCAGATTGAATTTTCTCTATTTGACATGCGCATCCATGCTGAATACCAGCCGGGGCTGAATATTTATCAGATATTGGATGAGGTGCGCGAACAAGTAGCAGTGATTCGGCCGCCCTCATTTAACCGTTTCCCCAATAGCTTCGGGCATATTTTCGCCGGTGGTTATGCCGCAGGTTATTACAGTTACAAATGGGCAGAAGTGTTATCGGCGGATGCCTATTCTCGCTTTGAAGAAGAGGGCGAGTTCAACGAAGAAACCGGACGGGCATTTCGTACGGAAATTCTTGCCAAAGGCGGTAGCCGCGAACCCATGGAGCTTTTCAAGGCGTTCCGTGGTCGTGAACCGAGCGTAGAACCGTTGCTACGTCATTGCGGGATTAATGGATAAAATACCTGATACCGAACGCCCGGAGTCGACGCGAATACGTGTGGCACCGGGCGCTTGGCGTTAACTAGAGAGAGATGATGAAACGCCAATTTATTGCTGGTGCTAGCTGCCCTGAGTGTGGGCAGATGGACAAGATACAGCGCGTCATAGAGGGTGATCAGCAATGGATGGAATGTGTTGCCTGCGGCGCCCGAAAAGACCTAGACGAAAAACCACCGCAAGCCACTGATGCATTAGCCCGGCCGGTAACCTTACAGCCTAGCTCGAAAAAATAGCGCTACCTGGTGAATAAACTGGCGCGGTGTGCATGCGTCTTCGCTACCCGCCAACATTTTATGTGATGCCCCGTGTTCTGCAGACTCTAAACGTGGAGCTTGTCGTTGGACAAGTGATAGCGATCTCTTGCTCCACCTGATCTCATACAAAATGAATAAAAAATTAACGCAGTAGTCCGACATTATACGGTAATGTTATCTTTTTAGTGCTGCGGCGCATTTTTAATCGGGGGAAGGTATGGGGTTAATGACGCAATGTCGATTTGCCTAGATGGCAGGTTTTTCTGCTCTGGCTATGCTGCAGGGTTGTTCCCTGCTGGAAGTACCCATGGTTGCGGCAATGAAAGCGCCGGATCACGTTTATATCCATGAAGATGCAAAGGTCGGTGACAAGTCGGTTATAAAAAATCCAGCCAGAGGACACCAGATTATTATCTGGGAAGTGTTGCAGGAATTTGATGACGGTTATGAAGTAGGGCTCTCTTGGCAGGATGAAACGGGGCGGGTGATGGCGCTGGGCATGGAACCGGGTCTGCGCCGTCAATTTGTTATCGACAAAGAGGGCAACGTGAAATCCGCCAAGGCGAAATCGGTGCGCTTTGGTCTTGCCTTGCCCATGGCGGTAGCGGCGCCAGGGACCTATGTGAAATCACGAGAAACCATCGAATTTGAAACCCCCCAGGTAATTACCACCCCGGCTGGACAATACACCGTTACCCACGCGCTAGTCTCAGAGTTCGATACTCTGTTGCTGGATAACAAGACTATCGACCTGATCGGCCCGGACGTGAGTTTTGGCGTGGTACATAGCGACCAAGACATCTCCAGTAATGTGCTAGCGGCAACCAACCTGTATGTCGAGATTGCCAAGTTGCAGACGCAGGCGTTTGATCCGACACGCTTGAATAGCGTGCTTACCTCGATTCGTGAGGGAGGGAAGATTAAACAGAGCTTTGATCTGGTCGAAGTGGAATGAGACTCCCCGGGCGCCGGAGGCTATAAAACACAATTTTTTAAATTGGTATCTGTGACTTAAAGCATCAGGCGCCCGGGCGTGTAGTCTCCTGAAAAAATGAAAATCAGGCCCAGTTACCGAGCCATTTTTTCTTGGCTTTTTCCACAAGGTCGCGGGAATCGTGCTGCCAGGGATGGAAGCTCGGGCTGTAGAATCTGAAGTAGGAGGGCAGCAGCTTGCGGAATACCCCAGGTTTGCCCCACATATAATTGAGGCCGCCCAGCCACGACTTCACATTGGTCAACTCGCCCTGTTCCTTCATTAGTTGTGCCAAATGCAGGGTAGAAAAGAGCGGGAATAGAACGCTCACGAAGGCC
This window contains:
- the fmt gene encoding methionyl-tRNA formyltransferase produces the protein MKPLRLAFAGTPDFAAASLQAVLDNGHQVVAVLTQPDRAAGRGKKLQQSPVKQLAHSQGITVLQPENLKGEAIHQQLRDLNLDALVVVAYGLIIPQAVLDMPRLGCLNVHGSLLPRWRGAAPIQRAITAGDTETGNTIMQMEAGLDTGPMLLSESLPIGDSETGGELHDRLAAQGARLLVTVLQDLEKYLANATPQPDEGITYAHKLSKAEARLDFRLPTGALYNRIRAFNPFPVSWVPLNGQPMRIWRASESPQPAQANDEPGYILSVDDQGIHVATGDGSLILEELQLPGKRRMAVSDLLRGNPTLFSVGEPLGDAIINESGDHSGNA
- the def gene encoding peptide deformylase; this encodes MAKLEILEFPDPRLRTVAKPVEKVDDELRKLIDDMFETMYAAPGIGLAATQVDVHIQLIVMDLSEDHNKPMVFINPQITPLTEEQAPYEEGCLSVPGFYEKVTRPARVRINALDRDGNAFEVEADELLATCIQHEMDHLDGKLFVDYVSRLKRDRIKKKLEKIHRQQG
- a CDS encoding LysM peptidoglycan-binding domain-containing protein, which produces MMKSVQRALTFGLVLAVSGMASAAVVLKDGHPSKYFVKNGDTLWDISGRFLQEPWQWPEIWQINEEISNPHLIYPGDEIRLSYVDGEPRLSVKRGVEETVMSNGTVKLTPRVREIANDQAIPAIPASAIQSYLKEGLVVDRQEIIEAPYLVGGRDRRVIFGEGDTVYARDTKTQWEGLEQGYGFYRTGEQYVDPDTNEVLGYEARQIGLGRVSSHDDDMISLRVTDSSEDLRIDDRLFSTEDRRVRAVLYPSAPDTKIEAKVIRFFDRLNSVARNDVVVINKGLRDGLKEGNVLDIYGQGEVVRDRQQGDMVQLPRERTGSMVIFRVFDKVSYSLIMESTRPIYMNDIAESPAGSY
- the dprA gene encoding DNA-processing protein DprA; the protein is MDGQFKRLLLQALFSPSSAALGRALKQHRSVSAAASDFLPLLPAGLKERASLLDNTGNLQAYYEQLSGQGWRWIAFGDEDYPPLLAQIHDPPGVIAVRGNVEALNSPALAIVGARNASADGLDNSRRFARKLAASGFVIASGLALGIDAAAHRGAVSAGRSVAVMGNGPDRIYPPRNGSLAEEIVDTGGALVSEFAPGARPLPAQFPMRNRVISGLSLATIVVEAAIKSGSLITARTALAQNREVFAIPGSIHNPLSKGCHQLLRDGASWLESVDDIFQAFGDFQRSVEAAGIHCEAPALLTQLTSGVNSLDALQERTGLPVAALAGQLADLELEGWVERVAGGYLKRQGSED
- a CDS encoding L-threonylcarbamoyladenylate synthase, which translates into the protein MNQHLLSAAQIIQEGGVVAYPTESVYGLGCDPFNRNAVMQLLAIKHRPVSKGLILIGESLAQLAPYLHLNEQQSAQLEKKWPAPITYLVDASDRLPAWVRGEHRKVAVRVPDHPLARQLCQLAGQPIISTSANISGRPAARNRYQVARQLGNQLDFIVSGACDRAAKPSTIIDLESGRILRP
- the hemF gene encoding oxygen-dependent coproporphyrinogen oxidase, whose translation is MSEVSLQAVKDYLLDLQDRICDALGAEDGAATFREDSWEREQGGGGRSRVLENGAVIEKGGVNFSHVFGEQLPPSATEARPELAGRSFQAMGVSLVIHPKNPYVPTSHANVRFFVAEKEGEAPVWWFGGGFDLTPYYGFEEDVVHWHQTAKVACQPFGKEIYPEFKTWCDDYFYLKHRNEPRGVGGLFFDDLNRFDFDTSFALMRSIGDAYVPAYQPILARRKDHEFGDRERQFQLYRRGRYVEFNLVYDRGTIFGLQSGGRTESILMSLPPLVRWDYDYHPEPNSAESELYHKFLIHREWV
- the aroE gene encoding shikimate dehydrogenase; this translates as MSGEKDRADTGLYCVFGNPVSHSRSPEIHHAFAAQHSDPVQYEKREAPLDDFAGAVQAFREAGGLGANVTVPFKEQAFALCDAITERADQAGAVNTLWWDGDQLHGDNTDGAGLVKDIRNNQGWTIRKKRVLILGAGGAVRGVLGPILAQEPTLLRIANRTKEKAEALAGNVMKGEGPPVLGGGLDNLMGQFDLVINAISAGLHGEMPALPDGLLAEGAVAYDMVYGSEPTPFMRWAEQQGAAATADGLGMLVEQAAEAFEIWRGWRPNTAPVMASLR
- a CDS encoding ion channel, with translation MADGTVMYEVVYASVVSLIMVLATVMLHYWTLASLSGLLKRWKSFRGEILVVVIVMFAAHMVEITLYAWVYLLLDVGDTAMSIGGAVNGSFLDHLYFSAACYTSLGLGDLFPVGTLRLIAGVEALNGLILITWSASFAFLVMQRRWRF
- a CDS encoding lipid A deacylase LpxR family protein, with the translated sequence MFLRFILLLGVLLPVSVIASTFGLSWDNDLFVGSDGHYTNGVRISWVGEAHDHCESNSNVTCGVADFLSPLPGIAFRDDQHALTFSLEQMMITPKDISQSAPNYNDLPYAGYSNLEMGLFSWDDDSLVGYGMRLGVVGPSSGAEQSQKLAHKVTGSDEPQGWDNQLGTDLIGGLYFINARRFKQFQWDSALQGELGYAWGVDANNFHGTSSAGGFFRVGHNLPRNFIPDYAGIGTAGSLVGLFDGTGFGWEVFISTFGEYIGYSYLETHARQYNVETRDGVLGVTAGGGVHWDTFSFTLAIQSSTSPLRSRDESASFGNMSFMWKI
- a CDS encoding gamma carbonic anhydrase family protein; translated protein: MGIRRFEDKAPQLGKRVFVDEDATVIGEVILGDDCSVWPKAVIRGDMHAIRIGNRVSIQDNAVLHITHDSPFNPGGFGLQVGDDVTLAHQAMLHGCTLGNRVMVGMQAIIMDGAIVEDDVIVAAGSLVGPGKNLESGHLYRGQPARKIRPLTEKEKTFLPYVAGNYVRLKDRYLKSSQ